From a single Vitis vinifera cultivar Pinot Noir 40024 chromosome 18, ASM3070453v1 genomic region:
- the LOC132253163 gene encoding disease resistance protein RUN1-like produces MDSTSNSMRPSSSSSSSSSSSSSNSKWRYDVFLSFRGEDTRDSFTSHLYSALDRGIIKTFRDDKELRKGGEIAPELLKAIEESRIAILVFSKTYAHSKWCLLECQEEKGRKVFPIFYHVEPSEVRKQTGIYGEAFNNHESNADEEKKKKIEKWRTALWKVGNLSGFPLQDGGQKTLRGYF; encoded by the coding sequence ATGGATTCCACTAGCAATTCTATgagaccctcttcttcttcttcttcttcttcttcttcttcttcttctaattcTAAATGGAGGTACGATGTGTTCTTGAGTTTCAGAGGCGAAGATACCCGCGACAGCTTTACTTCTCATCTCTACTCGGCTTTGGATCGTGGCATCATTAAAACCTTTAGAGACGATAAAGAACTTCGAAAGGGAGGAGAGATTGCACCCGAACTCTTAAAAGCTATTGAAGAATCAAGGATAGCCATTCTTGTCTTCTCGAAAACCTATGCTCATTCCAAGTGGTGTTTGCTGGAGTGCCAGGAAGAAAAGGGACGAAAAGTTTTTCCTATCTTCTATCATGTAGAGCCGTCTGAAGTAAGGAAACAGACTGGGATTTATGGAGAAGCATTTAACAATCACGAGAGCAATGCAGacgaggagaagaagaagaagatagagaAGTGGAGGACTGCCTTATGGAAAGTCGGTAATTTGAGTGGATTTCCTCTGCAGGATGG